A single region of the Ziziphus jujuba cultivar Dongzao chromosome 10, ASM3175591v1 genome encodes:
- the LOC107410555 gene encoding uncharacterized protein At1g08160 — protein sequence MASSSGSTSKSDDRQHYRDREAAQEKQSGESSSSSSSKQIKYIPFVVVGIIVVMSAAMGMIWAVVKPKRPVYAMEYAHIENVTLFPNPMPTSLIGNFSFVMRAYNPNKNSTIFYESMKIFNTTDSGNESATPFRLVKNFCQPAFNVTRIPFKVPVQTSSGPDDNMLGYLQHGRITMNISVEAKMIFKYRLWTFMPRTIKIYCQPAAVFLGNNSQPSDCYINF from the coding sequence atggcttccAGTAGTGGTAGTACTTCCAAGTCTGATGATCGGCAGCATTATCGAGACAGAGAAGCAGCCCAGGAAAAGCAAAGTGGTGAGTCATCATCGTCATCAAGCTCGAAGCAAATAAAGTATATACCATTTGTTGTTGTAGGCATAATTGTGGTGATGAGTGCAGCTATGGGGATGATTTGGGCAGTGGTGAAACCCAAACGCCCTGTTTATGCTATGGAATACGCTCATATTGAAAATGTGACACTATTCCCCAACCCTATGCCCACATCTCTCATTGGCAACTTTAGCTTTGTGATGAGGGCCTATAATCCCAACAAGAATTCCACCATTTTCTACGAATCCATGAAGATTTTTAACACTACTGACAGTGGAAATGAAAGTGCTACTCCTTTTAGGCTTGTAAAGAATTTCTGTCAACCTGCTTTCAATGTGACTCGGATTCCTTTCAAAGTTCCGGTACAGACCTCGAGCGGGCCTGATGATAATATGCTTGGGTACCTACAGCACGGCAGAATCACAATGAACATTTCGGTCGAGGCGAAGATGATATTTAAGTATAGATTGTGGACATTTATGCCTCGCACTATTAAGATTTATTGTCAGCCTGCGGCTGTATTTCTGGGAAACAATTCTCAGCCCAGCGATTGctacattaatttttaa